The following proteins are encoded in a genomic region of Pyricularia oryzae 70-15 chromosome 6, whole genome shotgun sequence:
- a CDS encoding lariat debranching enzyme → MGDAQTQTFTSPDGLRVAVHGCGHGVLNAIYAAVAISCKERGWDTVDLLIIGGDFQAVRNAADLSVMSCPVKYRTIGDFHEYYSGSRTAPYLTIFAGGNHEAASHSWELFYGGWVAPNIYYLGPANVVRLGPLRIAALGGIWAGYDYRKPHHERLPFSESNIKSFYHVREMDVRKLLQIRTQVDIGLSHDWPRAVERHGDEGALFRKKPFLRDESKAGTLGNPAATYVMDRLRPAYWFASHMHCKFAALKVYTDEPPTEDDGVEAHKIDHGPVAQAKDLTAEASAPTIENPDEIDLDMDDNDDAAGAGAAAAASTSTNGETAAAKDVVSENTSNGKVVNPDAIDLDLDDDEAQDTAPGAPGGQPEEDGEGKAKPLSTEKATNENNTTTTAASSFISQDIRNQLPASFAPPPQQAPTESRAKRTPGQPVPEGITNKEVRFLALSKCLPGHDFLQLCDISPLDRSSTGSSNDTPPKYRLEYDPEWLAITRVFASELIIGDSNATATTDLGEEHYKPLIQAERTWVEENIVAKDKLAIPENFVITAPPHIPGQPEGVPEQPDEYTNPQTSAFCELLGVKNLWNATDEERLERKNQGPPPDQGGFRGGRGGGSGGGRGGRGGFGGRGRGGRGGQGGGGRGRGFRGGHGGRGRY, encoded by the exons ATGGGAGATGCACAAACCCAAACCTTTACCAGTCCCGATGGTCTGCGCGTGGCCGTCCATGGATGC GGTCACGGTGTTCTTAACGCAATCTATGCCGCTGTCGCAATCTCTTGCAAGGAGCGTGGCTGGGACACGGTCGACCTCCTCATCATCGGGGGTGACTTTCAGGCCGTTCGCAACGCCGCCGATTTGTCCGTCATGTCATGTCCGGTCAAATACCGTACGATAGGTGATTTTCACGAGTACTACTCGGGCTCCCGCACCGCGCCTTACCTGACCATCTTTGCGGGCGGTAACCACGAAGCTGCCTCTCATTCCTGGGAGCTCTTCTACGGCGGCTGGGTGGCTCCGAACATTTACTATCTGGGCCCTGCCAATGTGGTACGCCTTGGTCCGCTGCGTATTGCTGCCCTGGGAGGCATCTGGGCCGGCTACGACTACCGCAAGCCCCACCACGAAAGATTGCCCTTTAGCGAGTCCAACATAAAGAGCTTCTACCACGTAAGGGAGATGGACGTCCGGAAGCTGTTGCAGATTCGCACCCAGGTCGACATTGGTCTCAGCCACGACTGGCCTCGTGCGGTTGAGAGGCACGGAGACGAAGGTGCTCTGTTTAGGAAAAAGCCCTTCCTCCGGGATGAGTCCAAGGCTGGCACGCTGGGAAATCCCGCTGCTACGTATGTCATGGATCGACTTCGCCCGGCATACTGGTTTGCGTCTCATATGCACTGCAAATTTGCTGCACTCAAGGTTTACACCGATGAACCCCCAACGGAGGATGATGGTGTTGAGGCACACAAGATCGACCATGGCCCTGTCGCTCAAGCGAAGGATCTGACGGCTGAGGCTTCAGCCCCTACGATCGAAAATCCTGACGAAATCGACTTGGATATGGACGATAATGATgatgctgctggagcgggagcagcagcagcagcatcgacTTCTACAAATGGCGAGACGGCAGCAGCAAAGGATGTTGTTAGCGAAAACACTTCCAATGGAAAAGTGGTCAATCCGGATGCAATTGATCTGGACCtagacgacgacgaagccCAAGATACAGCACCAGGAGCACCCGGGGGTCAGCCAGAAGAAGAcggggaaggaaaagcaAAACCACTATCCACAGAGAAGGCCACGAATGAAAATAATACCACAACTACTGCAGCCAGCTCCTTTATCAGTCAAGATATCCGGAACCAACTGCCGGCATCCttcgctcctcctcctcaacaAGCTCCAACCGAATCCAGGGCGAAGCGCACGCCAGGCCAGCCTGTACCCGAAGGCATCACCAACAAAGAGGTTCGCTTCCTGGCTCTTAGCAAATGCCTTCCTGGTCATGACTTTCTTCAACTTTGCGATATAAGCCCCTTGGACCGATCATCAACCGGCTCATCCAACGATACTCCGCCCAAGTACAGGTTAGAGTACGATCCTGAATGGCTGGCTATCACACGCGTCTTCGCGTCAGAACTGATCATTGGAGACTCTAACGCGACTGCGACTACCGACTTGGGCGAGGAACACTACAAGCCTTTGATCCAAGCCGAGCGCACCTGGGTCGAAGAGAACATTGTGGCCAAGGACAAGCTGGCAATCCCGGAAAACTTTGTCATCACCGCACCCCCTCATATTCCTGGTCAGCCTGAAGGCGTACCGGAACAACCAGATGAGTATACGAATCCCCAAACGTCAGCATTCTGTGAGCTGCTAGGCGTTAAAAACCTATGGAACGCAACGGATGAGGAGCGCTTGGAGAGAAAGAACCAAGGCCCCCCTCCGGACCAAGGAGGCTTCCGCGGTGGCCGCGGCGGTGGTTCAGGGGGTGGCAGAGGTGGTAGAGGCGGGTttggaggacgaggacgaggtggccgaggcggtCAAGGTGGTGGGGGCCGAGGTAGAGGATTCCGTGGCGGACATGGTGGAAGAGGCCGTTACTAA
- a CDS encoding small nuclear ribonucleoprotein F: protein MSFMPVNPRPMLQDLVNKDVYVRLKWGETEYKGRLVSIDSYMNIQLSNAQEYIDQKLEGDLGQILIRCNNVLWVRSAATDENGDVKME from the exons ATGAGT TTCATGCCAGTcaacccgcggccgatgcTGCAAGACCT tgtCAACAAAGACGTTTACGTGCGCCTAAAATGGGGCGAAACCGAATACAAGGGCAGGCTGGTCAGCATCGACAGCTACATGAACATACAACTCAGCAACGCGCAGGAATATATCGATCAAAAGCTCGAAGGCGATTTGGGCCAAATCCTAATCAGGTGCAACAACGTACTCTGGGTCAGGAGCGCGGCAACCGACGAAAATGGCGACGTCAAAATGGAGTAA
- a CDS encoding protein arginine N-methyltransferase: protein MSSPDMSADYESFDAGRPGFVIGNHESGRWDALTDNHHSHVLASGFNFVTAPVTNRHFRQRVVDLYNSHVKETQEFGLTDAEKANPSLPGPIISTLTDDDTSLFPSSFVSAIIAYSSPWIDLCSEDPLVADLSRQALNLEVAYANFCGVRSIVIPGPRRDEDAKGVAQYARAIQEAFLIATRLNFIIHMPMYREPNLEETDMLLSEAVGRQTKVAQKKEIDLFSAWDTWHTIRSVNDYNVRLFVAMRIPKRLPEKELQTRWFAEPLHYLTLGPNAFEKNRAGHPSLTKNHQEMINMYMRLKAYPWLIVYDLGPSKEELTRAEKAGSEFPTLAEAANGDSRIASNPEVAYLRHLERQQPPYGKLESPALISFQDWLQSPLQPLSDNLESSTYEMFEGDPVKYDQYEKAITEAMAEWKLLKKPTSGFNKETQEPELVVTVAGAGRGPLVTRVLRASAATGFPVQLWALEKNQNAYVYLLRQNERVWGGKVRVIKTDMREWDGIVPAGQKVTAENPAGSVDILVTELLGSFGDNELSPECLDGIQRHLAKPHGISIPHSYTAHLSPIAHPKLHAEISGRFATDPNSYNTPWVVRLFAIDFLASRGVPGKPRFQQAWEFVHPVRLPFAEKWAAEHGPHRRPIRGGGGAMNLSSGLNEHNARHCHLTFVCGRRGVMHGLAGYFESTLYASQVQGKEKELVEISILPEQIDRKSKDMISWFPIYFPLNKPLYFPEDAELEVSMWRQTDDTRVWYEWMVEAYLWVSQTQRVKIGASDLHSSRKIACLM from the exons ATGTCGTCTCCCGACATGAGCGCCGACTATGAATCTTTCGATGCTGGCCGGCCTGGATTTGTCATAGGCAATCATGAGTCCGGCAGGTGGGATGCTTTAACCGACAACCACCATTCCCATGTTCTCGCTTCCGGT TTCAACTTTGTCACAGCTCCCGTGACCAACCGCCATTTCCGTCAACGGGTTGTGGACTTGTATAACTCTCACGTGAAAGAGACTCAAGAGTTTGGCCTCACTGACGCCGAAAAGGCCAACCCATCACTTCCTGGTCCTATCATTTCGACCTTGACGGACGATGATACCTCACTCTTCCCCTCATCCTTTGTCTCTGCAATCATTGCATACTCCAGCCCATGGATAGATCTCTGCTCCGAGGACCCTTTGGTCGCGGATTTGTCTCGCCAGGCCCTCAATCTCGAAGTCGCATATGCCAACTTCTGCGGTGTTCGCAGTATAGTCATCCCGGGTCCCCGGAGAGATGAAGATGCCAAAGGTGTTGCACAATACGCCCGTGCTATCCAGGAGGCATTCCTGATTGCGACCAGGCTCAACTTCATCATCCACATGCCAATGTACCGAGAGCCAAACCTCGAGGAAACAGACATGCTTCTTTCTGAAGCTGTGGGAAGGCAGACCAAAGTTGCGCAGAAGAAGGAAATTGATCTTTTCAGTGCCTGGGACACTTGGCATACCATCAGGTCTGTCAACGATTACAATGTAAGATTGTTTGTGG CTATGAGGATCCCCAAGAGGCTTCCGGAGAAGGAGCTACAAACAAGGTGGTTTGCGGAGCCACTACATTACTTGACACTCGGACCCAACGCCTTCGAGAAGAACAGGGCCGGTCATCCTTCTCTCACCAAAAATCATCAAGAGATGATCAACATGTATATGAGGTTGAAGGCCTACCCGTGGCTCATAGTGTACGATCTTGGGCCATCCAAAGAAGAGCTCACCAGGGCTGAGAAAGCGGGATCAGAGTTCCCAACTTTGGCTGAGGCCGCCAATGGTGACAGCCGCATTGCTAGCAACCCGGAAGTTGCATACCTCAGGCATTTGGAACGTCAGCAGCCTCCTTACGGGAAACTGGAGTCCCCGGCTCTCATCAGCTTCCAGGACTGGCTGCAGTCGCCTCTGCAGCCACTTTCTGATAACCTTGAATCATCCACGTACGAGATGTTCGAGGGTGACCCGGTCAAGTATGACCAGTATGAGAAGGCCATCACCGAGGCAATGGCCGAGTGGAAGCTTCTCAAGAAGCCCACATCAGGCTTCAACAAGGAGACTCAGGAACCAGAACTGGTCGTGACAGTCGCAGGCGCAGGACGTGGTCCGTTGGTTACCCGCGTGCTCCGAGCAAGCGCTGCTACAGGCTTCCCCGTACAGCTGTGGGCATTGGAGAAGAACCAAAATGCCTATGTCTACCTGCTGAGGCAAAATGAGAGGGTATGGGGTGGAAAGGTCCGCGTGATCAAGACGGACATGCGCGAGTGGGACGGCATCGTTCCAGCAGGGCAAAAGGTAACTGCCGAAAACCCGGCCGGATCCGTCGACATCCTCGTCACCGAGCTTCTGGGATCTTTTGGAGACAACGAACTGTCTCCCGAGTGCCTCGATGGTATCCAGCGCCATTTGGCCAAACCTCACGGAATCTCGATCCCGCATTCGTACACTGCGCATCTCAGCCCCATTGCTCATCCCAAACTTCACGCAGAGATTTCTGGCCGATTCGCCACGGACCCCAACTCCTACAACACGCCCTGGGTCGTCCGACTCTTTGCTATCGACTTCCTCGCCAGCCGTGGCGTCCCTGGAAAGCCGCGGTTCCAGCAAGCCTGGGAGTTTGTGCACCCCGTCCGCCTTCCTTTTGCCGAGAAGTGGGCGGCCGAACACGGTCCCCATAGGAGGCCGATCcgtggaggcggcggcgccatgAACCTCTCGTCGGGACTGAACGAGCACAATGCAAGACACTGCCACTTGACCTTTGTGTGCGGCCGGCGTGGTGTGATGCACGGCCTGGCTGGGTATTTCGAGTCGACTCTGTACGCGTCGCAGGTTCAAGGCAAGGAAAAGGAGCTGGTCGAGATCAGCATTCTGCCGGAGCAGATCGACCGGAAGAGCAAGGATATGATCTCTTGGTTCCCGATCTACTTCCCTCTAAAC AAACCCCTTTACTTCCCTGAGGATGCAGAGTTGGAGGTGAGCATGTGGAGACAGACCGATGACACGAGGGTCTGGTACGAGTGGATGGTCGAGGCGTATCTTTGGGTCAGCCAGACACAGAGGGTGAAGATTGGAGCTTCCGATTTGCACAGCAGTAGAAAGATAGCATGTTTGATGTGA
- a CDS encoding pre-mRNA-splicing factor ATP-dependent RNA helicase prp43: MAEKKGDFNGANKRPSADESDSPQNKRFKGSDATSDGYNPYLAHMNGNGEGDGDGRSGSLASLVKGLTRHETTAKQAEKLEDADTNAFTGGSHSQQYFKILKTRRNLPVHQHRQEFLDVYHKTQIMVFVGETGSGKTTQIPQYVLYDELPHLNKKMVACTQPRRVAAMSVAQRVADELDVELGQEVGYSIRFENKTTPSTILKYMTDGQLLRETIHDPNMTRYSCIIIDEAHERTLATDILMALLKQLSLRRSDLKIIIMSATLDAAKFQRYFFEAPILAVPGRTHPVEIFYTAEAERDYIEASVRTVLQIHATEAEGDILLFLTGEEEIEDVCRKVRLEVDELIRDADCGPMEVYPLYGTLPPQQQQKIFNAAPPPLKKGGRPGRKCIVATNIAETSLTIDGIVYVVDPGFSKQKIYNARIRVESLLVTPISRASAQQRAGRAGRTRPGKCFRLYTEAAFKKELIEQTYPEILRSNLSNTILELKKLGVDDLVHFDFMDPPAPETMMRALEELNYLSCLNDDGDLTDLGHMASEYPLDPALAVMLVSSPEFYCSNEMLSVTSLLSVPQVFMRPANNRKRADEMKEHFKHMEGDHLTLLNAYHAFKSEMAKGTDMKKWCHEHFLSYRHLSSADNVRAQLKGIMERQDLELVSTPFTDKNYYTNIRRCLVAGFFMQVALRETSGKVYHTIKDNQNVMLHPSSVLTTDYEWVLYHEFVLTSKQYIRTVTGIRPEWLIDIAPNYYDLDNFEDDQAKRALKSVVEKMKRREASRGAQGASSRR; the protein is encoded by the coding sequence ATGGCTGAAAAGAAGGGAGATTTCAACGGTGCCAATAAGCGACCAAGTGCGGACGAATCAGACTCGCCCCAGAACAAGAGGTTCAAGGGATCCGACGCGACGAGTGACGGCTACAACCCTTACTTGGCTCACATGAACGGAAACGGTGAAGGCGATGGTGACGGCCGGTCGGGGTCACTCGCGTCCCTGGTCAAAGGCTTGACCCGACACGAGACCACAGCCAAGCAAGCTGAGAAGCTCGAAGATGCCGACACCAACGCCTTCACTGGCGGCTCGCACAGCCAGCAGTATTTCAAGATCCTGAAGACGCGTCGCAATCTTCCTGTTCATCAGCATCGGCAAGAGTTTCTCGATGTCTACCACAAGACGCAGATCATGGTCTTCGTCGGTGAGACTGGTTCGGGAAAGACAACTCAAATACCCCAGTATGTCCTTTACGACGAGTTGCCGCACTTGAACAAAAAGATGGTTGCTTGCACCCAGCCGAGACGAGTGGCCGCAATGTCAGTGGCTCAGCGTGTCGCAGATGAGCTCGACGTGGAGCTGGGGCAAGAGGTTGGGTACAGCATTCGTTTCGAGAACAAGACGACTCCAAGCACCATACTCAAGTACATGACCGACGGTCAACTCCTCCGAGAAACGATCCACGACCCAAACATGACTAGATACAGCTGCATCATAATCGACGAAGCCCACGAAAGGACCTTGGCCACAGACATCCTGATGGCTCTCTTGAAGCAGCTATCGCTCAGGCGCAGCGATCTCAAAATCATCATCATGTCTGCTACTCTTGACGCTGCCAAATTCCAGCGCTACTTCTTCGAGGCTCCCATCCTGGCTGTTCCGGGCCGAACGCATCCTGTTGAGATCTTCTATACTGCCGAGGCGGAGCGCGACTACATCGAGGCTTCGGTCAGGACGGTGCTGCAGATTCACGCCACCGAGGCTGAAGGTGATATCCTCCTATTCTTGACTGGAGAGGAGGAAATTGAGGACGTCTGCCGCAAGGTGCGCCTGGAAGTCGACGAGTTAATACGGGATGCAGACTGTGGGCCAATGGAGGTTTATCCTCTGTATGGTACCCTCCccccgcagcagcaacaaaagaTATTCAATgcagcaccaccgccgctAAAGAAGGGCGGCAGGCCTGGTCGCAAGTGTATTGTCGCCACAAATATCGCAGAGACCAGTTTGACTATTGATGGAATCGTCTACGTTGTGGACCCTGGCTTTAGCAAGCAAAAGATCTACAATGCGCGCATTCGAGTCGAGTCTCTGCTGGTCACGCCCATCTCAAGAGCATCGGCACAGCAGCGAGCTGGTCGTGCCGGTCGTACGCGCCCTGGAAAATGTTTCCGCCTATACACGGAAGCAGCCTTCAAGAAGGAGCTGATTGAGCAGACATACCCCGAAATCCTGCGGTCCAACCTGAGCAATACCATCTTGGAATTGAAGAAGCTTGGTGTCGATGACTTGGTGCACTTTGACTTTATGGATCCCCCAGCCCCTGAGACGATGATGAGAGCGCTAGAAGAGCTCAATTATCTGTCTTGCCTGAACGACGACGGCGATCTCACTGATCTGGGTCACATGGCCTCGGAATATCCCTTGGACCCGGCGCTGGCGGTCATGCTAGTCTCATCTCCAGAGTTTTATTGCTCCAACGAGATGCTGTCTGTCACTTCGCTCTTGTCGGTTCCCCAGGTCTTCATGAGGCCAGCCAACAACCGCAAGCGTGCTGATGAGATGAAGGAGCACTTCAAGCACATGGAAGGAGACCATTTGACGCTGCTCAATGCCTACCATGCCTTCAAGAGTGAGATGGCAAAGGGCACAGATATGAAGAAGTGGTGCCATGAGCACTTCCTATCTTACAGGCACCTGAGCAGTGCAGACAACGTTCGCGCGCAGTTGAAGGGCATCATGGAGCGCCAGGACCTGGAGCTGGTCAGCACACCCTTCACAGACAAGAACTATTACACCAACATCCGCCGCTGCCTTGTCGCCGGTTTCTTCATGCAGGTTGCTCTGCGCGAAACCAGTGGAAAGGTCTACCACACCATCAAGGATAACCAGAACGTCATGCTACACCCAAGCTCCGTTCTCACGACCGACTACGAGTGGGTGCTCTACCATGAGTTTGTTCTCACATCTAAGCAATACATTCGCACGGTTACCGGCATTCGGCCCGAGTGGCTCATAGACATTGCGCCAAACTATTATGACTTGGACAACTTTGAGGATGACCAGGCGAAGAGGGCTCTGAAATCGGTTGTGGAGAAGATGAAGAGGCGTGAGGCGTCAAGAGGAGCCCAGGGTGCATCTTCCAGACGTTAG